AGTTGCGGTACAACAGCGCCACCATCAAATATGCGGTGGCGGCTATAGTGCAAAAATGGGTGAACGGTGCTAAATGAAAATTAATCATGAGGGTACCAATGGAAGCGCCGGTAAACCCGGCCAGGCTCCAGATACCATGAAAAGAAGCCATAATGGAACGGCCATACAACACTTCCAGGCTTACGGCCTGGGTGTTCACAGAAATATTGAACAGGTTACCCAATAACCCAAAGGCAAACAAAACCACTACCAGCTGCCAGGTTTGCTGTACCAGGCCAATATTGCATAAAACAAGTGGATATAGAATAGCCGCCAGTAAAACCATCTTCCGGCTGCCAAAATGATGCACCAGCCAGCCTGAAAAAGGCAACGACACCATTAACCCTACCGGCAGGGCCAGCAAAACGGCCCCCAGGCCGCCATCACTTAATTGAAGCTGTTGCTTTATATCGGGAATGCGGGAAGCCCAACTGGCGAAACATAATCCGGCAATAAAGAAAAAAGCCCCTATCGATAACCGGGCCGCTTTTTTTGACACCAGCGGCTGCACCAACGTACTGTCCATGGCGCCAAAATTACACGCCGGATGCCATCACAAAAACATTTTTGCAGTAATTTCTTTAAAATACACAACCCTTCCTCAATAACTAACGTATTATGATTGTATTGTATTCAGGGGCTAAGGAATAGATAGGACTTCTATTCAAAAGAAAACTGATAATAGTCAAGATTTGTAACTCTTAATGAAGTATGATTAATATATTTCTTTAAATTTACAAACAGGTATACACTTAGTACACGTTCTCAAGGCTCAGTGACTTTCCAACCAGTACACCGGTACTTTTAACTCTCTGGCTAGTAGCAATAAATCCCTTCCAAACCAGGATTTGTTTTAGTGACTTGTCACCAAAACAATGAGTTTTATTGACGTTTTTAATTTTTACCATTTTATGCAAACCTCATCTGTTACGCATAGTGACATTGCTATGCAGGCTACGATCGGCCCTAATCGGAATACCACAGCTGCTGCCATTTTGAATGGTGTAATTGAAAATACCGAAGGCTATACCTGGATCGTTGATAAAAACCTTCAATACATAGTTTGCAACGGGCACCTGCGCTATACCTTAAAACAGTTATCCGGCAGGGATGTGTTACCCGGTGACGAAGTTATTGATTGCCTCGGTATGCTGGACCCAACCCAACACCTACCCTGGCCCGCTATTTACCAGGAAGCTTTTAACGGTACTGCCCAACGATTTACCCACCAGCTCTCCATACAACAGAAAACAGTTTTCTACGACATCAGGATAACCCCGGTACGGGAAGACAACCGGATAATCGCCCTCTCCTGCTCTGCCCTGGATATTACCGAACGGAAAAGAGCCGAAGAAGGTTTACGGCAAAGTGAATTGAAGTTCAGATCATTGATCGAGAACAGCACCGACATCATCACCATGGCCAATGAAGAAGGCAATATCTTCTATGGCTCTCCTTCTGCCAAAAACATTCTGGGGTATGAAGAGGCCGATTATATGGGCCGGCATGTATGTTCGTTTATCCACCCCGATAGTTTACCTGCCGTAAATGAATTGCTGCAAAACCTTATGCAACACCCCGACGAATTGTTCACCATCGACCTGAAGGTGTTTGACAAACAGGGGAATGAACGCTGGGTACTGGGCATGGCCTCGAATATGTTGCAAATGCCGGGCATCAATGCACTGGTAGGTAACTTCAGGGATATCACGGAGCGAAAAAAAGCAGAAGAATTGATAAAGGAATCTGAAGATCTGTACAAGAACCTGTTTTATAATAGTCCGCTCCCGAAAGCTATTTGCGATGCGGCAACCATGCAGTTGCTGGAAGTGAATGAAGCTACCACCCAATTGTATGGCTATTCAAGAAAAGAATTTATGCAAATGAAGGTCAACGATATTGTGTCGCCAGATGAACAACTGAATTCGCAGGAGTTTCTGCCTAAACTTGACAACCTCAACCGGTCTTCCATTTTACGCAGACACGTTAAAAAGAATGGCGAAACCATCTTTGTGGAAGTGTGGGGCCATGCCATCAATTATAAGGGCCGTACTGCCTGGATGTTGCAGGCCAATGATATTACCGATAAAATAGAGCTGCAAAATCAGTTGGTTGAAAAAGAAATTCAACGGCGGCAGGAAGTAGCCAAAGCAGTGATCGATGCACAGGAAAAAGAACGCACCACCCTTGGCCGTGAGCTGCACGATAACATCAGCCAGATGCTTGGCACCGCAAAGCTGTACCTCAATTGCGCCCTGGACACCCCGGCCATGAAAGATGACATGATCACGCGCAGCCGGAATGCTATCAGCGATGTTGTTGAAGAAATAAGAAGGTTATCAAAATCAATGATCGAAACATTTAACAAAGCGGTGGGGCTGGAATTGTCGCTGAATGACCTGATTCAAAAAGTGCGGGCAGCCCAGCCATTCACTATTTCGCTGTATTTCGCAGTGCCCGATGAACCGCAGCTCGATGATAAATTGAAAATGACCATCTTCCGGATCGTGCAGGAACTCCTGAACAACGCCATTAAACACGCCAATGCCACAGAAGTGCAGGTTGCCATCGTACAAAAGAACCGGCAGTTATTGCTTACTATTGCCGATGATGGCAATGGGTTCGACACCACACAAAAAAGCACAGGCATTGGCATTACCAACATTATAAGCCGTGCAGAATTATTTAATGGCCGCATTAAAATTGAATCATCGCCCGGCAAAGGCTGCCGCATGCAGGTACGTTTTACTATTTAAACCACCCATCGACTCTTCGGCTCCGCTCAGAGCAGGCCCGCTCAGGGCTGGAAAACATAGTGTTTTGTTGTTTTACACCGTAAAACGAGGCTGAAGCCTTACTTTTGCGGTGTTTTTTTATTTAAATGCAACAGGGAGATTCTTATGGATAAGGCTTTTTTGTTCGATTTGAACGGTACCATGATCGATGATATGCAGTTTCACTTAAGAGCATGGTACCACATTTTAAATGACGATCTGGGCGCAAATCTTGGCTGGGATGAAACAAAGAGCCACATGTATGGCAAAAACAGCGAGTTATTGATCCGCATCTTTGGGGAAGACCGGTTTACTACTGAGGAGATGGACCACCTTTCGCTTGAAAAAGAAAAACGCTATCAGCAGGAATATAAACCACATCTGCAGCTGATTCCCGGTTTACAGCAGTTTCTGGAAAAAGCATATGCCATGGGCATTCCAATGGCCATTGGTTCTGCCGCCATTATGTTCAACATTGATTTTGTGCTGGATAATTTAAATATCCGAAAATACTTTAAAACCATCGTAAGCGCCGATGATGTAACCATCAGCAAACCGCACCCTGAAACCTATTTAAAGTGTGCGCAGCTGTTGGGTGTGGAGGCTGCCAATTGCCTGGTGTTTGAAGATGCACCCAAAGGCGTGGAAGCCGCAAAGAATGCCGGCATGGCTGCGGTAGTGCTCACTACCATGCACGAGCAGGAAGAATTTGCTGTTTATAATAACATCATCCGTTACACCAAAGACTATACGCAATTGTCGCCTGCTGATCTGGTGTGGTAAAGAAAGACCTGTCGGGTGGACATTAACCCGCTGATTATTCAACCTGATGAAGTCCATCCGCCAGCTGGCGGATCTTTACCAATTCGTTTTATCAATTCAATACAGGCCCTTCCGTTGTGATAAGGACATTTCCACAACCCTACCTTATCCTGCCCCTGCATAACAGAGTGGTC
The Niastella koreensis GR20-10 genome window above contains:
- a CDS encoding PAS domain S-box protein translates to MQTSSVTHSDIAMQATIGPNRNTTAAAILNGVIENTEGYTWIVDKNLQYIVCNGHLRYTLKQLSGRDVLPGDEVIDCLGMLDPTQHLPWPAIYQEAFNGTAQRFTHQLSIQQKTVFYDIRITPVREDNRIIALSCSALDITERKRAEEGLRQSELKFRSLIENSTDIITMANEEGNIFYGSPSAKNILGYEEADYMGRHVCSFIHPDSLPAVNELLQNLMQHPDELFTIDLKVFDKQGNERWVLGMASNMLQMPGINALVGNFRDITERKKAEELIKESEDLYKNLFYNSPLPKAICDAATMQLLEVNEATTQLYGYSRKEFMQMKVNDIVSPDEQLNSQEFLPKLDNLNRSSILRRHVKKNGETIFVEVWGHAINYKGRTAWMLQANDITDKIELQNQLVEKEIQRRQEVAKAVIDAQEKERTTLGRELHDNISQMLGTAKLYLNCALDTPAMKDDMITRSRNAISDVVEEIRRLSKSMIETFNKAVGLELSLNDLIQKVRAAQPFTISLYFAVPDEPQLDDKLKMTIFRIVQELLNNAIKHANATEVQVAIVQKNRQLLLTIADDGNGFDTTQKSTGIGITNIISRAELFNGRIKIESSPGKGCRMQVRFTI
- a CDS encoding HAD family hydrolase, which translates into the protein MDKAFLFDLNGTMIDDMQFHLRAWYHILNDDLGANLGWDETKSHMYGKNSELLIRIFGEDRFTTEEMDHLSLEKEKRYQQEYKPHLQLIPGLQQFLEKAYAMGIPMAIGSAAIMFNIDFVLDNLNIRKYFKTIVSADDVTISKPHPETYLKCAQLLGVEAANCLVFEDAPKGVEAAKNAGMAAVVLTTMHEQEEFAVYNNIIRYTKDYTQLSPADLVW